From a single Flavobacteriales bacterium genomic region:
- a CDS encoding peptidoglycan peptidase — MKRALIISGFALTLIGYAAKPTEHLPRKFKASSTQDAADLRSGDILFQTMPGGQSEAIALATGSKWTHVGIVFKENEEWIVYEAVGPVKATPLDEWVKQGDHGHFAAKRLKLADEKLGPEAIVALRAGADRFMGIAYDRQFGWSDETIYCSELVWKMYADALNIELCSPKPMRDHVLGSEVVQRTMKERYGSAPPLDELMIGPGALFDCPLLVTVLEK, encoded by the coding sequence ATGAAACGCGCCCTCATCATTAGTGGCTTTGCTCTTACCCTTATCGGTTATGCAGCCAAACCAACTGAGCATTTACCTAGAAAGTTCAAAGCATCATCCACGCAGGATGCAGCTGACCTCCGCAGCGGAGACATTCTATTCCAGACTATGCCAGGTGGCCAAAGCGAGGCGATCGCATTAGCAACAGGAAGTAAGTGGACACACGTGGGCATCGTGTTCAAGGAGAACGAAGAATGGATCGTGTACGAAGCAGTAGGTCCTGTAAAAGCCACTCCTCTGGATGAATGGGTGAAGCAAGGTGACCATGGCCATTTCGCGGCGAAGCGCTTGAAACTGGCGGATGAGAAATTGGGCCCGGAAGCAATCGTAGCGCTGCGTGCTGGCGCCGACCGCTTCATGGGAATAGCCTACGACCGGCAATTCGGCTGGAGCGATGAGACCATCTATTGTTCGGAGCTTGTTTGGAAAATGTATGCCGACGCATTGAACATTGAATTGTGTTCGCCTAAGCCAATGCGCGACCATGTTCTCGGAAGCGAGGTTGTTCAACGAACAATGAAGGAACGATACGGGAGCGCACCGCCATTGGATGAACTGATGATCGGCCCAGGCGCTCTATTCGATTGTCCCCTTCTTGTTACCGTACTTGAAAAGTAG
- a CDS encoding LysM peptidoglycan-binding domain-containing protein has protein sequence MGVIIRVIAIVFAVLLSMATLHAQETRTVNGRSYLVHKVTAGQTLFAISTSYAIPIDAIIASNPGSENGLSIDSELLLPKDAIIRKEAKNAPDLKANGEMLHTIAKKETLFGIAKKYGVDINELMSRNPQVNSGIRPGMDIVIPVVKYQGSTEAASRPASPPNTLTHLVQPGETVFALGKRFNVTVDAIKEVNGGLPAGLKAGDTVYIPVEPGTGKPFLNKVDPDPLANAPDLEHYKITFLLPFSIGKNDSTLASVHSEGRYYEPTRIAAQFYAGAKLALDSLQNMGLNAEVVVKDMGDGQDRWTAVLRDPDIARTDLFIGPFHRTAIEQLARVATRSHIVCPVPQSVRMILGNSIVSKITPTSTDMVRHSARYVAQRHSRDNVILVRADVKADNSLQDQMQSSLQSALASQPTKLRDSVLVVNSVKRDLKKLLTKFDEAKLNVIVAPFNDVEFSTALVGFLKQQATKYRIIVVGMESWLQNASIAAIDLDELGFLFASGSFADPHDPRLIAFTSKFRETFHTDVDEYALMGFDATMYYGMALMTQGRSFAAHFNRIRTVPLYAGFRMTSTGPENGFRNEYAIMLQQKGLELIKAP, from the coding sequence ATGGGAGTGATCATTAGGGTCATAGCGATCGTGTTCGCCGTACTGCTAAGTATGGCCACGTTGCATGCGCAAGAGACACGCACGGTGAACGGCCGTTCCTATTTGGTCCATAAAGTAACCGCAGGTCAGACCTTGTTCGCGATCAGTACGAGCTATGCCATTCCCATTGATGCGATCATTGCTTCAAATCCTGGCTCGGAAAATGGTTTATCCATAGACAGTGAACTACTGCTGCCAAAAGATGCCATCATTCGCAAAGAGGCGAAGAATGCACCGGACCTGAAGGCCAATGGGGAGATGTTGCACACCATTGCCAAGAAGGAAACGCTTTTTGGAATAGCAAAGAAGTACGGCGTGGATATCAATGAACTGATGTCGCGCAATCCGCAGGTGAATTCCGGGATCCGTCCAGGCATGGACATCGTTATCCCCGTTGTGAAATATCAAGGAAGTACAGAAGCAGCATCGCGACCAGCATCTCCGCCCAATACACTAACGCATTTGGTACAGCCGGGCGAAACGGTCTTTGCTCTTGGAAAGCGCTTCAATGTTACCGTTGATGCGATCAAGGAGGTGAACGGCGGATTGCCAGCCGGATTGAAAGCAGGTGATACGGTCTACATTCCTGTTGAACCCGGAACCGGAAAACCATTCCTGAACAAAGTTGATCCTGATCCATTGGCGAACGCGCCTGATCTAGAACACTACAAGATCACTTTTTTATTGCCATTCTCGATCGGAAAGAATGATAGTACACTGGCTTCAGTGCATTCCGAAGGCCGGTATTACGAACCCACCAGAATTGCTGCGCAGTTCTATGCGGGAGCCAAGTTGGCCTTGGATTCCTTGCAGAATATGGGACTTAATGCGGAAGTTGTCGTGAAGGATATGGGCGATGGGCAGGATCGGTGGACAGCCGTGCTTCGTGATCCGGACATTGCACGGACCGATCTATTCATCGGACCATTTCATCGCACTGCAATAGAACAATTGGCGCGGGTCGCAACGCGTTCACATATTGTCTGTCCAGTGCCGCAGAGCGTGCGCATGATCCTCGGAAATTCAATTGTCAGTAAGATCACGCCAACGAGCACCGATATGGTGCGACATTCCGCCCGCTACGTGGCTCAACGCCATTCACGGGATAATGTGATCCTGGTACGTGCCGATGTGAAGGCGGACAATTCCTTACAGGATCAAATGCAAAGTTCATTGCAAAGTGCATTGGCTTCCCAACCAACTAAACTGCGGGATAGTGTACTTGTGGTGAATAGCGTGAAGCGTGATCTCAAGAAGCTTCTCACGAAATTTGATGAAGCGAAACTGAATGTGATCGTTGCTCCTTTCAACGATGTTGAATTTTCAACAGCGCTGGTGGGATTCCTGAAGCAACAGGCAACAAAATACCGGATCATTGTCGTAGGGATGGAGAGCTGGTTGCAGAATGCCAGTATTGCCGCCATAGATCTGGATGAACTTGGTTTTTTATTCGCAAGTGGCAGTTTCGCGGACCCTCATGATCCAAGGCTGATCGCATTCACGAGCAAATTCCGTGAGACCTTTCATACCGATGTGGATGAATATGCGTTGATGGGTTTCGATGCGACCATGTACTATGGAATGGCATTGATGACGCAAGGGAGATCATTCGCTGCACATTTCAATCGCATTCGAACAGTGCCATTGTACGCTGGTTTCCGTATGACAAGCACTGGGCCGGAGAATGGTTTTCGCAATGAATACGCCATTATGTTGCAGCAGAAAGGGCTGGAATTGATCAAGGCTCCTTGA
- the guaA gene encoding glutamine-hydrolyzing GMP synthase has translation MPESILILDHGSQYTQLIARRVRELNVYCEIHPFSKAQQFVGDPAIKGVILSGSPSSVHEPGAPDPDLTGILGKLPVLGVCYGAQLLAKRTGATVERSSVREYGRAHLTTIGDSHLFDGIDAGTQVWMSHGDTITAPSEAMEVLASTPEVPVAAFSLGDHLTYAVQFHPEVYHTTDGLQLLHNFVIGICECAGNWTPHSFVEQTVQRLQQEIGTDKVVLALSGGVDSSVAALLLDRAIGEQLHCIFVDNGLLRKNEYDTVLESYKHLGLNIKGVDAKDLFYSALAGLDDPEEKRKAIGKTFIDVFDTEAKRITDVKWLGQGTIYPDVIESVSVNGPSVTIKSHHNVGGLPARMNLKVIEPLRLLFKDEVRRVGKELGLDPNILGRHPFPGPGLAIRILGDITPEKVALLQEVDHIFIQGLKDEGLYDTVWQAGAILLPVKSVGVMGDERTYENAVALRAVSSTDGMTADWCHLPYEFLARISNAIINRVHGVNRVVYDISSKPPATIEWE, from the coding sequence TTGCCAGAATCCATTCTGATCCTCGATCACGGTTCCCAGTATACCCAGCTCATAGCACGTCGGGTCAGGGAACTGAACGTGTATTGCGAGATCCATCCCTTCAGTAAAGCGCAACAATTCGTTGGTGACCCAGCGATCAAAGGCGTCATCCTCAGCGGTAGCCCCAGTAGCGTTCATGAACCTGGTGCTCCTGATCCAGACCTCACCGGGATCCTCGGTAAGTTGCCCGTGCTTGGCGTTTGTTATGGTGCGCAGTTGTTGGCCAAACGTACCGGAGCCACTGTGGAGCGGTCCAGTGTACGTGAATACGGACGGGCACACCTAACGACCATCGGGGACAGCCATTTATTCGATGGCATTGATGCAGGCACACAGGTCTGGATGAGCCATGGAGATACTATAACCGCTCCGAGCGAAGCCATGGAAGTGCTTGCCAGCACACCGGAAGTACCCGTCGCTGCGTTCTCGTTGGGAGATCACCTTACCTATGCCGTACAATTCCATCCGGAGGTTTATCACACTACGGATGGCTTGCAGCTGCTGCATAATTTTGTGATCGGTATCTGTGAATGTGCCGGGAACTGGACCCCGCACAGTTTTGTTGAACAGACCGTGCAACGCCTTCAGCAGGAGATCGGAACGGACAAAGTGGTGCTTGCCTTAAGTGGCGGCGTTGATAGTTCGGTCGCTGCCTTGTTGTTGGATCGCGCAATTGGTGAACAGTTGCATTGCATTTTCGTGGATAACGGTCTGTTGCGTAAGAATGAATACGATACGGTACTGGAGAGCTATAAGCACCTTGGGTTGAATATCAAAGGGGTCGATGCCAAGGACCTGTTCTATTCAGCATTGGCTGGACTCGATGATCCCGAGGAAAAACGGAAGGCCATTGGTAAGACGTTCATCGATGTATTCGATACCGAAGCAAAACGGATCACTGATGTCAAGTGGTTGGGACAAGGCACCATTTACCCTGATGTTATTGAGAGTGTGAGCGTGAACGGACCTAGTGTGACGATCAAAAGTCATCACAACGTTGGTGGCCTACCGGCTCGGATGAACTTGAAGGTGATCGAACCCTTGCGACTTTTGTTCAAGGACGAAGTACGTAGGGTAGGTAAAGAGTTGGGTCTGGATCCGAACATCCTCGGCAGGCATCCGTTCCCTGGTCCCGGATTGGCGATCAGGATCCTGGGTGACATCACACCAGAAAAAGTAGCATTGCTGCAAGAGGTGGATCACATTTTCATTCAAGGGTTGAAGGATGAAGGCCTGTATGATACGGTCTGGCAAGCGGGTGCGATCCTGCTACCGGTAAAGAGCGTTGGCGTAATGGGTGATGAACGCACCTATGAAAATGCTGTTGCTTTGCGCGCTGTTTCAAGTACGGATGGTATGACCGCCGATTGGTGTCACCTACCGTACGAGTTCTTGGCACGAATATCGAATGCCATCATCAATCGCGTACACGGCGTGAATCGCGTGGTGTATGACATCAGTAGTAAACCTCCGGCAACCATTGAATGGGAGTGA
- a CDS encoding T9SS type A sorting domain-containing protein → MGTLSFNYVRGFTGAGARTLQIFVNGLQYGVDINVSQVSDVVVLHTETINLGGSVQLEIRSITNGQVRVDDINWTPYTAGPTISHTAATDFASEAAGTVTVTLPISPAATGAGTATITVLNGPGCTYTTDYTTNPAVAAGTITVPIAINDVSVTFDLTIVDDIITESNETIRFTISGTTGGTAIGTPTFQIFTILDNDVTPTVNFGTLSISVMENIGAAQAFTLNINPPALTAGNITITITNGPGATCGGGNDYNIALPPFVPQPCGVFNIPYAAGATSATFNAYANNDVLVELTETVTFTVTGVPGDMAIGGSNSSTLTIGDNDSPATILEPGDLIIVGVNANDFACSGAPGYDLVSFFCFKPIVPGTTIIITDNGYERCNAGQWGNSEGTVRMTRTGIAIPAGQVITFRIENTSGPTNITSFAPDGAWTCATLNAPPGASFPTAVALNNGGDQLFFMQGNSWNSGTAPGNVHQHNATYTGTILYAFSSNPAPNWTAACNGSGSQLSNLPPGVECFSMAPTSASDFGKYDGFLSAASQRDWIIRVDDETNWTAYSTCGFYNTMGNSWVSSPILPIIVAPFIPGKWRGTKSTDWFDCKNWDDVQIPVATTDVTIDPALGFSFRSCTVGQASGLQPGGTGVCASVTMTSNTASTRILVVDVNSTLNIGGELRQTTTASGLLMNTLLNTNATLTATNLYLEAVGSTNNAGFLSTQPSALATFSGDVTIADGGWINLTGGRMRVQGNWDNQRDASWFAETNSTVEFTGTGAQSISMATGAEVFATLLVNKPSGSLTLNSPIQVRTLLDLTSGLVNTSDPGGLLTLLNGSAWANASDLGPVSFVNGPMEKIGNTPFTFPVGKGSSLRPCGITPSGATISNSFIAEYFPITSYSWGIIMEPTLHHLSQCEHWLIDRRAGLASATVQLTWDTPESCGVTDLPDLRVARWDIANSIWRDRGNGGAAGTLLTGTIPTAAIQTNADFNTLPGPTAWTLGSITAENPLPIELISFTAKVEEPWVRLDWTTASERNNDFFTVERSADGEHFTNIHEELGAGNSQQVLNYLTFDREPLTGLSYYRLRQTDFDGTSELSGVVTVYRGIGTDRPLVVFGDADQLTAMHGFPVGSYYELLDMTGRLITSGTVLQEDRLQLPANGLQRGAYLFRLSDGQRTESVRFVY, encoded by the coding sequence ATGGGAACCCTTTCTTTCAACTATGTTCGTGGATTTACTGGCGCTGGTGCCAGAACGCTGCAGATCTTTGTCAATGGATTACAATATGGAGTGGACATCAATGTTAGTCAGGTTTCGGATGTAGTCGTGTTACATACTGAGACCATTAACTTAGGGGGATCCGTACAATTGGAGATCCGAAGTATTACAAATGGTCAGGTGAGAGTCGATGATATCAATTGGACACCCTACACTGCTGGACCAACAATATCGCATACCGCCGCAACGGATTTTGCAAGTGAGGCTGCCGGCACGGTTACGGTTACATTGCCAATTAGCCCCGCTGCTACTGGGGCAGGGACTGCGACTATTACTGTTCTCAATGGTCCAGGATGCACTTACACCACGGACTATACCACAAACCCAGCTGTAGCTGCCGGAACGATAACTGTCCCCATTGCGATCAATGATGTAAGTGTGACATTCGATCTGACCATTGTAGATGACATCATTACTGAATCGAACGAGACCATCAGATTCACTATATCCGGTACTACCGGTGGAACCGCGATCGGCACACCTACTTTTCAGATCTTCACGATCCTGGATAATGATGTTACCCCAACAGTGAATTTTGGCACGTTGAGCATTTCAGTCATGGAGAACATTGGTGCAGCGCAGGCTTTCACGCTCAACATCAATCCACCGGCACTTACGGCAGGGAATATTACGATCACGATCACGAACGGGCCAGGAGCAACGTGTGGTGGGGGAAATGATTACAATATCGCGTTGCCGCCATTCGTTCCGCAACCATGCGGTGTGTTCAACATTCCGTATGCCGCAGGAGCTACATCAGCTACCTTCAATGCGTATGCGAATAATGATGTGCTGGTTGAATTAACTGAAACGGTAACCTTTACAGTTACCGGAGTTCCGGGTGATATGGCCATTGGTGGCAGTAATTCAAGTACGCTTACGATCGGTGATAATGATTCACCCGCAACGATACTTGAACCAGGTGATCTAATTATTGTGGGTGTTAACGCGAACGATTTTGCTTGCTCTGGAGCACCGGGTTATGACCTAGTCAGTTTCTTCTGTTTCAAACCGATCGTACCTGGAACAACGATCATAATCACTGACAACGGGTATGAGCGTTGCAATGCCGGCCAGTGGGGCAACTCCGAAGGCACAGTGCGTATGACCCGAACAGGAATTGCGATACCGGCCGGACAAGTAATTACGTTCCGGATAGAGAACACCTCGGGTCCAACGAACATTACATCTTTTGCACCGGATGGCGCATGGACCTGTGCAACCCTTAATGCTCCCCCTGGCGCATCATTCCCAACAGCTGTAGCATTGAATAATGGTGGGGATCAGCTCTTCTTCATGCAGGGTAATTCTTGGAACAGCGGCACCGCTCCTGGAAATGTTCACCAACATAATGCCACCTATACCGGAACGATATTATATGCCTTCAGCTCGAACCCTGCTCCGAATTGGACCGCAGCATGTAATGGAAGTGGATCACAGCTAAGCAACTTGCCTCCTGGAGTTGAATGCTTCAGCATGGCACCTACCTCAGCCAGCGATTTTGGCAAGTATGATGGCTTTCTATCTGCGGCCTCACAACGGGACTGGATCATACGCGTAGATGATGAAACGAATTGGACTGCCTATTCCACCTGTGGTTTTTACAATACCATGGGCAATAGTTGGGTCTCATCACCAATTCTCCCCATCATCGTTGCACCCTTCATACCGGGCAAATGGCGCGGGACCAAGAGTACGGATTGGTTCGATTGCAAGAATTGGGACGATGTGCAGATACCTGTTGCAACCACGGATGTTACTATAGATCCGGCATTAGGATTCTCATTTCGATCCTGCACGGTTGGTCAAGCAAGCGGGTTGCAGCCAGGGGGAACTGGGGTTTGTGCATCTGTTACAATGACCAGCAATACCGCTAGTACGCGAATCCTTGTTGTTGATGTGAACAGCACGTTGAATATTGGTGGTGAACTACGTCAAACAACAACAGCATCCGGATTGTTGATGAATACCTTGTTGAACACGAATGCAACGTTGACCGCAACCAATCTCTATCTGGAAGCTGTGGGAAGTACGAATAATGCGGGCTTCTTATCGACACAGCCTTCAGCCCTTGCTACATTCAGTGGTGATGTGACCATTGCAGATGGTGGGTGGATCAACTTAACAGGAGGGCGTATGCGCGTGCAAGGAAACTGGGACAACCAGCGCGACGCAAGTTGGTTCGCTGAGACCAATAGTACGGTTGAGTTCACAGGCACTGGGGCACAAAGCATTAGTATGGCTACCGGCGCTGAGGTCTTCGCTACGCTACTCGTGAATAAGCCTTCTGGATCCCTTACGCTGAACAGCCCCATTCAGGTACGCACGTTATTGGACCTGACCAGTGGGCTTGTTAATACCAGCGACCCAGGTGGTCTATTGACTTTATTGAATGGTAGCGCGTGGGCGAATGCATCAGACTTAGGCCCCGTGAGCTTTGTGAATGGACCCATGGAGAAGATCGGGAATACACCCTTTACGTTCCCCGTAGGTAAAGGATCCAGCTTAAGACCATGTGGCATTACGCCGAGTGGAGCAACCATTAGCAATTCGTTCATTGCCGAGTACTTCCCTATTACGTCATATTCATGGGGGATCATCATGGAACCAACGCTTCATCATCTCAGCCAGTGCGAACATTGGTTGATCGATCGTAGGGCGGGTTTAGCTTCCGCCACGGTTCAATTGACCTGGGATACACCCGAAAGTTGTGGTGTGACCGACTTGCCTGATCTTCGGGTTGCGCGTTGGGATATTGCGAATTCCATCTGGCGCGACCGTGGAAATGGTGGAGCTGCCGGAACTTTATTGACCGGCACGATACCTACCGCGGCGATCCAGACCAATGCAGATTTCAATACACTTCCTGGCCCGACGGCATGGACCTTGGGTTCCATAACCGCAGAGAATCCCCTACCGATTGAATTGATATCCTTTACTGCCAAGGTTGAGGAGCCATGGGTGCGGTTGGATTGGACCACGGCCAGCGAACGGAACAACGACTTCTTTACCGTAGAACGCAGTGCGGATGGAGAACATTTCACGAACATCCATGAAGAACTTGGAGCTGGTAATAGCCAACAAGTACTCAATTACCTCACCTTCGATCGCGAGCCATTGACAGGTCTTAGTTACTACCGCTTACGCCAAACGGATTTTGACGGTACCAGTGAACTTTCCGGGGTCGTAACCGTGTACAGAGGTATTGGAACTGATCGCCCGTTGGTAGTCTTCGGTGATGCGGACCAACTGACGGCGATGCATGGCTTCCCGGTCGGTAGTTACTATGAACTCTTGGACATGACCGGACGTTTGATCACCTCCGGAACCGTGTTGCAGGAAGACAGACTGCAACTTCCTGCGAACGGATTGCAACGTGGTGCGTATCTGTTCCGATTAAGTGACGGGCAACGGACGGAGAGTGTACGCTTCGTTTATTGA
- the bshC gene encoding bacillithiol biosynthesis cysteine-adding enzyme BshC, with protein MPVNHIRYADTQRFSPLVLDYLSKEKALDELYNFPPTLAGLLTAARDRKFPAINREVLCEVLRKQYAGIPIHEKVSESLIALAQDDCLTLTTGHQLCLFTGPLYVPFKILNSVRLAKKLSDERGKPVIPVFWMATEDHDRPEIDHAWINGVKVQWPGEISGAVGPLPLTGIDAVVDECIQLIGQGPHAAEIAALLRSSYRPEYTLAQATRLFVNGLFGHLGVVCLDADDRDLKRLFIPAMQEELLNQVAQRAVSYANEKLAKNYGAQAHAREINLFYLRTGDRSRIERQGDRYQVLNNGPSFSLDELLNELEQHPERFSPNVVLRPIYQETILPNVAYVGGGGELAYWFQLKWVFQALQVPMPALFLRTSAAFISEKHVRQWKELGLDVADLFKPQEELREVVAKSLGDLDTDLDPERELLNAFYNDLLKRAEAADSTLKGAVEARRASALFGLDRIGKGLVRAAKQNQAIPLDRLARIQEAVFPGGGLQERRDNILPLLAMYGMGYIDVLLMQLDPLVHQFAVIEE; from the coding sequence ATGCCTGTGAACCATATTCGCTATGCTGATACCCAACGGTTCTCGCCGTTGGTATTGGATTACCTGTCAAAAGAGAAGGCGTTGGATGAGCTGTACAATTTCCCGCCAACGTTGGCGGGTTTATTGACCGCTGCTCGAGATAGAAAATTCCCGGCTATCAATAGGGAGGTTCTATGTGAAGTCCTTCGGAAGCAATATGCTGGCATTCCGATACATGAAAAAGTGAGCGAGAGCCTAATTGCACTTGCACAGGATGATTGCTTAACACTGACCACTGGTCACCAGCTTTGTTTGTTCACCGGTCCGTTGTATGTGCCCTTCAAGATCCTGAATAGTGTGAGGCTTGCCAAGAAACTTTCAGATGAACGCGGAAAACCCGTCATACCTGTGTTCTGGATGGCGACTGAAGATCATGATCGGCCTGAGATCGATCATGCATGGATCAACGGAGTTAAAGTTCAATGGCCAGGGGAGATCAGTGGAGCAGTAGGTCCGTTGCCATTGACAGGCATTGATGCGGTCGTTGATGAATGCATTCAGTTGATCGGACAAGGGCCACATGCGGCTGAAATAGCAGCTCTCTTAAGGTCATCTTATCGTCCCGAGTATACACTAGCTCAGGCAACACGTTTGTTCGTGAATGGTCTGTTCGGGCATCTCGGTGTGGTTTGTTTGGATGCGGATGATCGCGACCTGAAACGCCTGTTCATACCTGCAATGCAAGAGGAGCTGCTCAACCAAGTAGCGCAACGTGCTGTTAGTTATGCCAATGAGAAATTGGCCAAGAATTACGGAGCTCAAGCACATGCACGTGAGATCAATTTGTTCTACCTGAGAACCGGTGATCGTTCCAGAATAGAGCGGCAAGGTGATCGCTATCAGGTATTGAACAATGGACCATCGTTCTCTTTGGATGAGTTGCTCAACGAGCTGGAACAACACCCGGAACGGTTCTCGCCCAACGTTGTCTTAAGACCGATCTATCAGGAAACCATCTTACCGAACGTCGCGTACGTAGGCGGTGGAGGTGAACTCGCTTACTGGTTCCAATTGAAGTGGGTGTTCCAAGCACTCCAAGTCCCGATGCCAGCACTGTTCCTGCGGACGAGTGCAGCTTTCATTTCAGAGAAACATGTGCGGCAATGGAAGGAGCTTGGCTTGGATGTAGCTGACCTTTTTAAGCCCCAAGAAGAACTGCGTGAAGTAGTCGCAAAAAGCCTTGGTGACCTTGATACCGATCTGGATCCGGAACGCGAACTGTTGAATGCTTTTTACAATGACCTTCTAAAGCGAGCAGAAGCCGCGGATAGCACGTTGAAGGGCGCAGTGGAAGCACGCCGTGCTTCCGCGTTATTCGGTCTGGACAGGATCGGAAAAGGATTGGTGCGTGCTGCGAAACAGAACCAAGCCATTCCGTTAGATCGCTTGGCACGAATTCAAGAAGCTGTATTTCCGGGAGGGGGGTTGCAAGAACGCCGGGATAATATCCTGCCGCTATTGGCGATGTACGGCATGGGCTACATCGATGTGTTGCTCATGCAATTGGATCCGCTTGTGCACCAGTTCGCGGTGATCGAAGAGTAG